The DNA region ACCACCAGTGCATGTTGTGTCCCAGATGATGTAAGTCTGATGACTCTTTTACTGAGCATGTTACCTATCCAGTCAACCATTACCGGGTGTACACCGTGCTTAACCAGGGCCGACGAGATGCTGGTGAAGTTGGTCATGTCAAACGCACCTTCTATGTCGATGAAGGTGCCGAGACACATTGCCTTGTTTTCAATGGCCTCTTCTATTTTGCTGACCACTGCATGTAGAGCTGACTCTGTTGATTTACCTTGGCTGTACGCATGTTGGTGTGAGTGTAGGCGTACTGTAGCCAGGGCGTTTTCTCTCAGATCCCGTTCACACAGCCTTTCGAGGGTCTTCAGCAGAAACGATGTTAGGCTGATAGGTCTGTGGGATTTGGGTTCGGAGTAGTCACTTTTTCCCGGTTTGGGGATGAAGATTACCTTTACCTCCCTCCACTGCTTTGGCACGTACCTGTGAGCTAAGCACGCTACCAAGACAGCGGTAAGCCTATGGGTCAGTTGGTTGCCTCCCCACTGCAGAAGTGCTGGGAAGACCCCGTCCAACCCTGGGGATTTGAAGGAGTCAAAGCTGTTGATAGCCCATCTAACTTTTGGTGGACTTACTACCTTGAGTGCATACTCCCATTGCTCCTCTGTTGGGGTCACATCCTCTTCGAGCCAATCGACCGACCGCATAATGCGGCAGCCTGGAAAATGCGTTTGCACCAAAATGGTCTCAGCTTCTTCCAGCGTGCTCGTGAAGGTGTTGTCTGGCTTTCTCAGGGAGCCCCTCAACTGGCTAGATTGGTTAATGAGAACCTTCCTTACCCTGTTGGCCTGTTCGCAGGTTTCCACGCTGCTGCAGAATTTGCGCCACGAGTCGGTACTTCTATACCTTAAACGTTTCTTGTATCTGGACTTGGCCTTCTTGTACTTGTCCCAGTCCAGATCGGCGCATGTATTCATTGCTCTGTTTAGGAGTCGCCTTACCTTTTTCCTGAGTCTTTCCAGTTCAGGCCCCCACCAGTTCACTTTGTTCTCCGGTGGGATTGATAAGGGACATGCAGTTTGGTAGGAGTCTATAATATTGTTAGTTATCATATCTACCTGTTTTTCTATCTGTCCTGTTCCCTCGAGTCTGTCTGGGCATGTCTGCTCGCTGAGCAGCTGCTCCAGTCTCTCGACGTAATGCACGCGGTTGGTTTTGCGTGGGTTACGCCTAGGGACTGCTGGGACTGTGTTTACCTGCACGTCGAAGCGTATCCATCTGTGATCTGAGCACGATGCCTCGTCGGATACGTGCCAGTTGGAGATGTTTACAGAGGCCGCTTCTGTGGCTAGTGTTAGGTCGATGATTGTCCTACTACGTCTGTTCACGAATGTGGGTTCAGAGCCCACGTTCATGATCTGTAGATTAGTCGTCATCAGATATTCAACTAAGAGCTTACCTCTTtcgtttgttgttttcattcccCAGAGGATGTGATGTGCATTGGAGTCAGTGCCTACAATCAGTTGCAGTCCGGACTCTTCGCAGTATGTTGTCAGCCgtgccatgtcgtgcggcggtgGCGCGTCAGCCTCTGGCATGTAGACCGACGCGATCACCATCTCCGGCAGGCTGTGGTCTTGCGTTCTGTGCAGCTTAATGGCGCAGAGATCTCTAGAACAAAAGCTCGTCAAAATTTGCGCCTGTATATCCTTAGTGATGTAAATACAGGCCCTGGTGTTTTCCGGGCCCGTATGTGCAATGAGCTTACCTCCAGCATTCCGGAGTCCGCATACCATGCCATTTCTGACCCACGGCTCTTGGATCAGCGCAATGGCTGTCGTGTTAACCTCCAACCATTTCCGCATCTGAGCCGTCGCGGTCATGCTATGGTGGAGGTTAGCTTGGAGGACCTTACAGGACGAGTGAGTCGGGTGAGCCATCTTCAGATAGCCTCTCCCCCGCCTCCTCCGTCCCTGTCCCCCCTATGGCCAGGTTGCCCAGGCCAGTTAAGCAAGCCCCTTCCTCCGACTCCCGAAGCGGCTCTACCACGACCACCGATTCTTCGGTCTGGAGTATGGGGCTCGACTGCCTCGTAGGGGGCGGCTCAGGAATGGCCGGGATTGCTCCTGACCCTTCTTCCTTCGCCTGCCCTACGCTGTCATCTGTGCCCTCCACTTGGTCTTCACGCCCCGTTGGCAGGTGCTCGGCGAATTTGCCCTTTGGACCCTGGAATTTTACGTACACCGACCCCAGCAAATAGCAGAGTCGGCGCTCGCGTTCAACCAGGGTCTGCACCACATCCTCAGGAGCGCTAAAGATCAGGAACGGGTTACCGTCCTGTCTATCGACCTTGTGGAGGACCCAGCTGTCTACCCTTGCCCACTTGTTCTGGAACCGCAGCGCGCGTCCCACCTTCCAGATGTCCGGTTGTTCACCCGGAAGCAGAACGCCGCAGCGGACCAACTTGACGAGGTCGCGCTGTCGCTTGACCGTCAGTCTAGCACCCGTGGGCAAGGTGAGCTCCGAGACTATGCGCGTGAGGTATCCCACGGTATCCTGGTCACCACACCACAGTTTCAGAGCCCCGTTTGCGTAGGTCGGTTTACCCTGAAAGACAGGGTACACCGGCTCGTCATCGGTCGCTTCTATGGAGTCCTTGAGAAGGCGCTCCTGTAGAAGGACCTGTATCTCTTGTGCGGCTTGTGCAGTCAAGGGCTCACCGGTCGCAGTTGTTACCGCAACCAGTAGGTCCGACTGCACAGCCGCAGCATAGGGGACATGGGTTCCGTCCACTAGCTTCGGCTTTTTGGGGTCCCCCCTCGGCGACTGAGAGTCGTCGAGGCGAGCCCTTTTGGCCGGTGCCTGGGACGTACTTCCATCCCCCGCTTTGACCTTCGCCAGCGCCTCGCCGCGTTGGGCGCGACCGGTTGCCTGGTTGCCCTGGCCACCTGCCGCCCCCTTCGCAAACTTGACGGACCCCATGGGTTTGGGTTCTTTGGCTAGGGCCCTTCTTTGACGTTGGCGCTGCCTCTTGCTCTTGCGCTTAGGCTTAGGTTCGCTCCCTGGTTGGGAGGACCCTGTACCACCCACGCGTCCCGCCGACTTGCTGGGTTTCCCCTTGGCTTGTCGTCGGTCGACAAGAGTCCACGCCTCGTCAAAGCGTTGGAGGGCAGCCACCTCTTCCGCCGTCCGGGTTCCGGGTTGCCCCGGTGCCCTGTCGGCAACAAGGATGGCACCCTCTGTTGAGGTCGCCGTCGACGTGGACGGCCTAGGTTCCTCCGGTTTCCCAGTTTCCCCTCGGCCACCCACGGACTTGCGTTTTGTGTGTGGTGGCGCCACCTTGGCAGCACCACCcccgtgtttgtgtgtgtttgctGAGGTCAAGGTCGACTTCGCTGCCTTGCCTCTGCTTGTGGAGGAGGGCGGTCCCAACTTCGTGGTACCGCTCCCCTGTTGTGTCTGTTGAAGTTGTGGTGAGTGTTTGGTAGACGGACCCGCGTTCGCGGTTCTCGCCACCAGTGAGGTACCATCCGGTTTCCCTTCAGGTCCCTGTGTGGGTTTGGATCTGTTTTTATCCATAGTGTGTAGTATATAAATTCATCCACTGCGCTCCCTACCCTCCATGGAGCCCGCAACGTTGGGGATGCCGTTTCGACACCGGGGCTACGCAGTGGGTATAGATGTGAAAGGTTGGGTTCCAAGCGCGACATCGGGAGCTGCAGATGCCCGGCTGGTGACCGCGATCCCACGGCCCCCAGTTGTTCCGAACACCCTTGCCCCGTCAGCATGGCCGGTCCCCGTGTCCTCCCAGAGGACCCTTCCCCATCTCGCCAGCGTAAAGCACCCGGCTCATCCGTGCAGTTACGCATGTCCGTTTCCCCGCAGTGGCTAGCTACGGGGCTACCGTTTAGCCTGAAATCCGGACCAAAGAGGGCGTGTTGTCTCCCGTGGTAACAAAACCCAGACCCCGTTCGACTCAGCCCCCCAGGACTCCTTCATCCCTGCGTACGGCGATCAACTGCGCAGGACACACGCAGGTAGGCATTTGCAATTGTGATCCGCCGGGTCACCTACTATACCCGGCGGATGGCCTGTCATACTTAGCTACAGCAGTCCGGGGAAGGTGGAGTTTGCGGCGCCCGTTACGACCACTGTATTACCAGGGTGTGCGACCCATCCCAGAAGACATACGTCCTAAGGAATGGGTTCGCCCCCAAGCCCGTACGTCGGCGAGCTGAGGGCGACGTGGACGCGTATGGCAGACTTGACAGAGGCGAGCCGACTTAACGCCGCACACTTAAGCCCACTCGCACCCTGCCCACACCCCATTTTTAGTCCTAATTAGGTGGGCTAGTTGAAATTTTGAATAGGTCAAATGGAGCTAATCAAAATGGACATTAATTAGAAGACTGAGTaacattacagaaaaagaaaaaaatgtctaacttcttattattaattacttgagCTTACATACACTTCATGACATTACTCTTCTCAACAAacgtacaaatattaatatttaataaacatagggtatgtttaaaaatagggtaatttaaaaatatcactcaTTTTGATATTCTTAATTGAGGGTGTGTTGATATTGATGCTTGAGcattaaacaaacattttaggCCAAGTTGTTAACTCTTGTAAgtcttataattgtgtttgctcacaaatgaaaaaaaagaaccgaattcaattacattgacaagtaatacaacataagtagacgaaaaaaattaacaaacgcactagtcgtcactacgattttcgagggtttcccttgatttctctgggattccatcatcaaatcctggtttccttatcatggtaccacccttgggatatctcctttccaacaaaaaaaaaattatcaaaatcagttcataaatgatgaagttatccacgaacatacaaatattgtatatatggtcgaattgagtaatcttctccttttttgaagtcggttgaaaaattGTAGCATTTGCACTGGCAGATTTACTAATAGGCTGAGAAGATCCAGAAAAttcatgttaaaaataattctattcaataaataataatacctaaatattgtacaaaatattccatattttaagcatatatttgaatttttacagaTGGAGCAAGATAATGTTAGTCAAAATAAAGAAGTAACAGTAAGTAATGAAAGTGCAGTAGAAGaggaatatattaaaattgaaaattctgAGAGTAAAAATGGCGATTGTACcgaggtaaaaaaaaaaaataagaaaatattcttaataaaatagtatttttatttcaaatttgttgCAAATAAGGTAGGCTAATTGCAATAATGTTTGCAAATTTTGCTAGTTGTATGTATtgttataagtaatttaaatatatttattttattatttccttttatttattcagGCAGGCAGTTGAATAACTGATCATTGCTAGCTCGCTTGGGATAGTTAGCAGTGTGAGGAGATAACACATGCTagtatatttttcttgttttttggtggacatttttgtttttattgttatattttgtgtactgtgtctgtttgtttttgtattgtagtgttgatttttttttgtgtagttCAAGTTAGTCTCTAATATGGAGAGGGAAGCTTCACCCCCTGATAGGCGTCGGCGCAAATAAAAGGCGCCTATCAATAGGACCTGATCCTGAAAGTGATTAGAAAGTTTTTCTTCCTATTTTGAAATTAGAATCTGTTCAAAGACCTGTTCCATCTATTCGTCTGCTTAATTTCACCCAGTTCCTTCCTAAAAACTCCATAAAAGGAATTGTCAACAAAGGTATTAAGAACCTAGGCAGCTGATCTAGCAAATCATCCCATCCTATCCACGAATAATCCCGCAGTATCAGTACACCAGAATTGGCGTGGTTTGCTCTGTTTCCATGGAATTGGCTTCATCAGATATGGTAAAGGGTATGGAATACCCTCATAACTGTGGTAAAGTCATTAAAGCTCGTCACCTAAATAAAAAGCGAATCACTGACGGAAAATCTAAGTGACTTTCTACTACTACACTTACCGTAGCGTTTCTTGGACAGAATTTGCCAAGAGAGTATTCTTTTTCCACGCTTTCCTCCCTGTTTCTGTATACCAATTACAACCATTCATGCTTTGGTTGTTGTCGCTTTGGTGATACTATGGGCCAATGCCGCTCACTCTCAACGACCCTGAGTGGGATTCTACTGTGTCTGCCCAGAACATAACGAACGTTTATATTtccaatgcaaatgtttgtcgtaAGCGGGGATCGGACCCGCGAACGCAAGCGCAACACCTAGTGCTGTGATTGCTGTGCTAATGTGTCTTTAAAGTTAATGTTtcagaagattttttttttttcatttctagaTAACGTTAAATGATGAGCAGTACCAATTATTAGAGAAAAAAGGTTGgttattattagaaattagcgaaagaatatttttattggacACTTTAGGGCTACGTGACATCACAGATGATGaaagtatgtataaataaaatagactattgttaattatttcataaagatatttaattaattgacgTTATAAATTTCAGAATTAATTGAGAAATTGAAACATGAAATTGAGACTGATAACAGTGAAGAGACACCAGCCAGGTAACTAAATGAACTATTTCTTAAGTATAAGAATGTTTTAGTATTAAGTCagctaatttaaatttcatatatcatatataaaaatcatatgtCTGTGTTTGTGATCGAACTCCCGCGAAATGGCTTGACCTATTTTTAAGTCAGTTTTGTGCATATTTCGTTGGTCTGATAGTAGTTTAcacgttattttttataccccggGGTGATTACGGTTTCTCTATTTATATGACAGAACAACGTTTACCGAGTCATCTtgtctaatattaaaaatcttgTGTCACAGTGTTTGTTATCCAAGTCCTCTGAAATggtttttatgacattttttatgtatacatatttgGTAGATCTAAGAATAGAtcataggctattttttataactctttGTGATAAGAGTGTCCCTACCAATATGGTAGAACGTTTTCCGGGTCAGcatgtaaaatatgaaattctCTTTCTAGCTCGATAAAAGTAGAAAAAAGTTCATCATATGAAACGTCTAAAATAGTTgatgaaaaattacaaaatagcGATCACAACACTGATGACACAGTGAACTTTGTGATTGAGGGCGAAGATGTAATACAAGATAATGAAAATTCACAAGATACATCAACTTACTATGAAAATGAAGAAGGTAAAATGTTTATAACTTAACTttctttgttaaatatattttacctgtagtaggacacagcaggaaatatcctgctataAATCTGGGGCAGTCCGACTAGGCAAGTACCTCGACATCACAGCAGATCACAgcagatcacagccaaataatacagCTTCTTCTAACCactgttgtattcctgtggttaataaggtgaccagagctcatggaGGGGGGCGGGGGCTgtttagttgtataaaaaaacataacaaaaattgaCTTATCTTGGTTTGGGAATGTTTTCTGTATGTCGACATATACAACatcaatttgattttaattagtAATGTAATAATAGTCGTCAGATGGTCTAAGGGAGTCTTACGATTTTAAAGGTGAGACAGATTTCAGATGTGAATTTaagctttgaaatacaataaatagaaataaataagatgcatttttaatattataaaaaaaaaaaaaaaaaaaaaaacaatttactttgataaattagtttttatatgaAACTTATAGAGAATCAAAATTACTATTTACAGAAATATGTCAATCTCAAGTAATTTTTAAAGAGGAATCAAATGAAAACGGCCATTTAACATCTACCCAAAGTCCTCATGATTATGTGAGACTAAATTCCGTTAAAGGCACATCAGTAAAAAGAGAAAACAAcgcacttaaaataaaaacgtgcTTTTCTTTTAAAGGTgatataacttttaatattattacaatcaaatattgctaaatgaaataattttaaaataaacaatatcatCGGAAATAATGATACCATTTAAATTGTCatcaattaaaagtaattatcatATTGAATCAATAAGATGTttgaattcaaattattaaaaactataaacattTCAGACATTCCACCACAAATAGTATTAGGAAAAACTATACATGGTAAGAAATTAGTTGCAAGCGTTAGAACTGAAAAAACCaacaatttaagtaaaaattcaaAGCAAACAAATTCATTTAAATCTGGACCTGGACAATgtgagtataattttattgctCTCTTGagatatttattagtaaaaatattgacaataattaatttcattaatatcagttataattattcttaaaaataattatagtaataaaatacagAATGATTGTTGTCAAGGTCTTAACTTTAATTCAGGTAATACAGGTTTGGATGAagccaaatttaaaaatttaatacaagaaGCTATTTGGGGTACTGGAGAGAAATGTACTATGAAGGATGTTACTGCTGCTGAAATTGTTGTTGAGCAACTGCTAAGGGTACCTACTTTTCGACCAACTGTCTTGGAGCGACGCCTGATTATTaccaaagtaatttaaatatgttaagtATTACACAGTACTGGAGCCTTAgcccatccataaattacgtaaaacgaatttcacaattttttgacTTCTCCACCAGTTCGCCACTCCAGATGGAGTTGAGACTGATCTTGTCAAAGGCTTTGCTGTAATCTATGAACGACACATACAGAGGTCTATTGAAttctctgtatttttttattatttgttcattGTCTGTATGTGATTGAGTGTGTTGAAACCTGAGCGAAAGCCTGCTTGCTCTAAAGATTGTGCATTGTCAATTGCTCGGTTCATTTGTTTGAGTATTGTTGAAGGAAAGAGTTTCTAAGTGTGTGATAGAGACTGACTGGCCTATAGTTGCCGATATTATGCGGATTGCcttttttaaaaacaagaaTGATGTCTGACAAGCACCATCTTTTAGGAACACTTGTGTTTAgaattataatagtttagtCAGATGATGTAGTAAAACTGGTGCTCCCATTTTTATAGCTTCATTGCTGATTCTATCTGGGCCAGggcttttttcattttttaattggGCTTATATTCGGAACACTTCCCGTTTGTCgattttgtatgggaagttattgtaaactattgtgtttcaaacagggattccaaaattttcatacaatttttatctgggctatctggattCCAGATAGATCAGTGTTATTAGTTCTGTGCGTCTATTAATTAGTAGTTTTGTCTCCTTGCtatatattttgtgtgttttgactTATGTTACCTGCTGTGTCTTTAGACTAACAACTATGATATTTTCAAGCTGATTGTACTACGTCTGTTCTGACGTAGCTTTACTTAGTTTGTCTGCGGTTTCCAAAAGCTCTGTAAGATTTTTCAAATATCTGTcggttttttaaattgttttaggtGTGTTTGTcgtgtttttgaatttttcctAGAAAAGTTACTGACCGTTTTTTGCGTTGAAGTCTCAAATTACCAGAACTCTGTCGTCTATTAGAAATTTTGCAAATAttagtattacaaatatttagtatttgttaACTATCTTACTGGACATTTTGAGccaattcaaattataattatcgaaaaaattatttagtaccTTCACGCTGaaagaaatgttttttcttgaattttaattattatttattttttttatttagtaaaacaattaaaatttttagatgGTAATACAAGAATATGAGCAATCCGGCAAAATGTATGCCGAAAGTATTCCAACATTAGTCACTGGACAAGTTGTAAGAAACGGCTCTAAAATGAGTTTCCTTTACATACCTGATATGCTGCAATTATCTGCGGAAGGTAATAGAGATTTTTgcatattcttttttaccaatttcaattgtaattgaagtaaaaactcaaaaaagagcGGGCcggcttgatgaaatctactctccgacctacgctgccccaaatactatgtggctccgagcagttccaattggaactctAAAACAGATTcaattcgctggaaactactgatgacgtggacgagataaccgacaacgtggtgaagacggtttCCACCAACAAAGTCAACGAAGCAGACGAAACTTTCTCCCAAAGCCTTGGATCTTaagcggcagaggcgcgagttgccggctgcttcgccagaacagtgGGCTCTTTCCAAGATGATACGGAAACTTGTAGGCCgtgacctccgctgctcaaatacgagagatgttgctactctgattgagcagaatagagggaccaaagttttccaaagatcATTGGGGaaaagccttcttgcgaagctcaaaacagcggatggcagaatcgtctgctctcgccctcagatccgagaagaggttgagaatttttatggacagctgtactcgtcgaacACACGCAaacctgcgacttgggacaccgaagatccacgggcaccattattgcgccattattcggagtgtatcccggacttcgaagaagATGAGATTAGTGCAGcactcgggcagcttaaaaacggaagggccccgggggatgacggagttaccactgaactccttaaagccgcagggcgacctgcccTAAAAGCCTCGGAAAGactttaacgccgtcatccaccgaggtaccacgccggagagGCGTGGTCCAgaagtgtggtggtgctgttctttaagagaggcgataagtctctgttgaagaattacagaccgatctcgcttctgagccacgtctataagctgttttcgagggttgttacgaatcgtctcgccagaagactcgacgaattccaaccaccagagcaggctgggtttcgaaatggctacagcactgtagaccacatccatactgttcggtagattattcaaaagaaaaatataatcaaccgctgtgtatggcatttgtggactacgagaaagccttcgactttGTCGAGACctcctgggctgtcctggactctgcagagatgtcatatcgactgcagatatatcgagatactgaaatgtatgtacgacgtggcgacgatgaccgttcatgcccaggaccagagaacaagacctatttccctccggcgtggggtaagacagggagatgtaatatcaccgaaactgtttaccactgcgctggaagacgtctttaagaccttggattggggggaacgagggatcaacgtcaacggtgaattcatcacttaccttcgtttcgccgacgatattgacatcttttgcggagacgttggatgagttaggccaaatgctggccgacctaaacgagtcctcccagcatgtcggtctctgtatgaacttggacaaaacgaaagttatgtttaacaaccaagtcataccgagaccggtatcggtcgatggtacccttctcgaagtagttcaggattatatttaccttggccatactatccaactaggccgcaacaactttgaaaaggaggccgacaggaggattcggttgagctgggcggcgtttggcaggcttcgtcgagtcttcacttcgaagattccgcaatgcttgaagacaagtcTTCGAGCCATGCGTCTTGCCTGTGTTTAatatacggagccgagacgtggacactgacttCGGGACTGGTCCATAAATTTaaggtcgctcaacgtgcaatggaacgggctatgcttggggtttctctcaaagataggattagaatgagaacgaaagtaaccgacatagcccgcagaattagcaagttgaagtggcagtgcgctggtcatctgtgtcgcaggaccgatgaccgttggagcagacgggtcctggagtggagaccgcgtcttggcaaacgcagtgtgggacgtcctccggccggttggaccgacgatctacgtaagattgccggtgtaggctggatgaggattgcggaaaatcgggatgtctggcgcgaacttggagaggcctatgtccagcagtggactgcaatagactgagctgatgatgatggtgatgctGATGTGTAAAAACTGTTTACCTTAAGCTTAGAaagagttattttatattttaatgaaatattaatctgataaattacatttataatattatgaatgtgAATTTCTCAGATGATGAAAATGATGATATGAACCAAAGAAATAAAGACCCTGATGATGACCACTATCTGCATATCCATATAAGAGAATTAAAAGGAATAGATGGTATTACAAGAATTTCCATAACACTAAATAAACGACGTGAGTATGAACATAATAAACTATACCTTATACATGTTGTATTGGtcttaatatcttttatttaaattttcttgtcTATCGAGTATTCAGGTCAGGTAAGAAAAATGCTGTTTATGTGAATATAAGTGGTTTGACTTTTAAATTACCTTATAAAGCATACAATCCCATTAGTAAACGCGATTGTAGGTCACCTTTCGCTTAACAAATAAGTATAGTCTAGTTTTTGAATTTTCagtatccaaataaaaaaaaagatgcaAAACGCTTAGATTAGGTATCAGGCTGCTTGTGAAATGAATTTGCTTCATATTTACTAAACTGGATTGTTAATCAAAATATGCCTTTTGTAGTAGTTTTAGAAATCTTTACCTGTATCGTAATTCTTACTAACTACagagtataaaatttattttaaaataaatacataaaatattcctTTTCATTAAGATACTATAAACCTACAAAAAGTTTGACATATatgattttatacataaattcaactcaaatatattaatatttattatcttcagATATACCTTTAAAGGATGTGAATGACGGTAACAATGTTAGACAAAAACTGATATACGCATGTAGTGCTTGTGCCGCAGTTTATAAAACTGAAGAAGGACTTAAGTTGCATCAGgaggtaatatatatatattgtcatGATACATTTTGCAAACACAAAGTGTGTTCTTAAAAGACTAGTATCTTTAACTATCTGAGATGTTCTTATAGATAATTActaattatacttaattttctaaattgatttgttgtgaaaagaagttttttatttagtattgtagcgacatctatctcgagacataaactagagaaaactgacgtatcctacatcgcgctatcaaagctatcagagtgattgagtatatatacaagaacccgacaacaaccgatGGGACGGCAgtccaccagacacaacatccgtctggttggaggatcctatATCCTATCCTATTCAATCTCATCAAAATtatcaacaaaatatatttcagataaatctcaaaaattaatacaaacacAATGACATACAAAGCCGTTATAATGTGTTATTCACTaacttatctataatataaaaatgagtcgctgaatgtgttgctaagcgcaaaactcgagaatggttggaccgatttcgctaattctttttttaaaatattccttgaagtacgaggatggttcttacggagagaaaaattctaaaaaaaaaaaaaaaacacttctatactcccatacaaaagatttgtgataatacttaaaaatcaatttgaactttaataccatacgataaagtttgtgttaggcgatacgaagttcgccgggtcagctagttatatataaatgtatcacAAATTTATTACAGACTGAATGTATGGAAATAGATGACGTGTTAACTATTGATGCTGAGAACACAGACATTGAATACACAATTGTAGGTGTTGgtaaagacaaaaaatatatttgtaaccaATGTAATGTAAGTGTaatttgtgtaattattattatattactcttaaatttcattatttgatGTCAATGTTCAATGAGAACTGCTTAATGTCgaaatttttttc from Melitaea cinxia chromosome 15, ilMelCinx1.1, whole genome shotgun sequence includes:
- the LOC123660376 gene encoding uncharacterized protein LOC123660376, producing the protein MDKNTYETYEYLPINNDDNDASQFFVVQEDGTFLSINKPVQFVTQVQDSKQTLDGTQPCAVYDVNPQQFYVNVDNTSELISVPDQFVIPEGENNIYTNSYLLQAVENEKQEQMEQDNVSQNKEVTVSNESAVEEEYIKIENSESKNGDCTEITLNDEQYQLLEKKGWLLLEISERIFLLDTLGLRDITDDEKLIEKLKHEIETDNSEETPASSIKVEKSSSYETSKIVDEKLQNSDHNTDDTVNFVIEGEDVIQDNENSQDTSTYYENEEEICQSQVIFKEESNENGHLTSTQSPHDYVRLNSVKGTSVKRENNALKIKTCFSFKDIPPQIVLGKTIHGKKLVASVRTEKTNNLSKNSKQTNSFKSGPGQCNTGLDEAKFKNLIQEAIWGTGEKCTMKDVTAAEIVVEQLLRVPTFRPTVLERRLIITKMVIQEYEQSGKMYAESIPTLVTGQVVRNGSKMSFLYIPDMLQLSAEDDENDDMNQRNKDPDDDHYLHIHIRELKGIDGITRISITLNKRHIPLKDVNDGNNVRQKLIYACSACAAVYKTEEGLKLHQETECMEIDDVLTIDAENTDIEYTIVGVGKDKKYICNQCNALFTKLSNCQKHLSTHYKQEEEMDDSEMASNQSSNEETKKGFGNFKCKMCPSTYFYASTLSKHIVSKHIKIKS